Below is a window of Candidatus Nitrosotenuis uzonensis DNA.
CACCCACTGCTTTAGGCCCAACGCGTGGCCTGCCTCCCTGTATGTGGTGGGAACCAACTTGAGTGATTCCTCTGTAGTTCTTGCTATTATGGGAAACATGATCAGGGAGAGGGCAAACGCACCTGCCCAGAGCGAAAAGTGGCCTAAAAGAAGTACTATCACCAAAAACGCAAAGATTCCTATCACTATAGAAGGAAACTCCATGAACACATCATTGAAAAATCTAACGATTCTCCCAAGTCTGTTGTTGCCAAACTCCGAGAGAAATATGCCGCCCATTACGCCTATTGGAATTCCTATCAAGCTTGACATGCCTATGATGATCAATGTGCCTTGAATCGCAGGCCCAATTCCGCCTTCGCCTGAGCCTACGGCACCGGGCGGCTGTGTCAAAAACTCAGCAGACAACGCAGGCAAACCGTTTTTGAAGACTTCAACTAGTATGCTAAACAGGGGAACAAGGGCAATAACGACGCAGCCTAGCACTAATCCCAGAACAATCTTGTCTACTAGCAGTCTACCTGATACATTTTGTTTGAATAAATCTCTGTACTCGGCACGTCTCTGGCTTGAGCTCATCATGCGTTAATCACACCCTCTTTTACCTTTAACATCCTTGAGACTAGCATGTGCGCTACGATGTTAATGCCGATAGCAACCAAAAGAAGTATCACGCCGACCCCAACTAGTGCTGGAAGGTGCAGAGATGCAGGTGATGCCTCTATGAATTCATTTGCTATTATGCTTGACATTGTCTGTCCTGGCTGAAATAATGACTGTGGAAATGCGCTAGGACCTGTAGCATTTCCGATAAGCATGGTGACTGCCATGGTTTCACCCACCGCCCTTCCAAGGCCTAGTATTGCAGCTCCGATCAGCCCTGTCTTTGCATAAGGAAATATTGCAAGCTTGAACATCTCCCATTTTGTTGCACCAAGCATGTACGCTGCTTCTTTTTGCATCTGTGGTACAGCGGCCATTATCTCCCTTGAAACGGCAGAAATTGTTGGAATGATCATTATGGCAAGAATTACACTCGCAGTGAGTATGTCTAGGCCAAAGGGGGCAGGAGAAAAAAGCCAAATATCTTTGCCAAATGTCTCATACAAAGGATATTCAATCCAATGGAGGAATATGTCTCTGAAGACAAACAGCCCCCACAATCCGTAAATTATGCTGGGCACAGCCGCAAGCAAATCCACCAGCATTGACAGCGGGCCACTGATGAATTTTGGAGCCTGAGAAATGAACATGGCTATTCCTATGCTCAAGGGAACACCTATTACCATGGCAAGTCCTGCAGTCACAAGAGTTCCCATAATATATGGGGCTGCACCAAATGATTCGCGTCCCTCCACAGCATTCCATTCGGAGCCGGTAAGAAATGAGATCCCAGAATGTTCCCAAATCTCATGTGATTCTGAGAAAAGCTCAAAGACCATCAGTAGTATTACGGCAAGAACATAGACTCCTGCCACAGTTGCCGCCATCTTAAATATCCTATCGGCGCTAATCCCGGCAATCTTGGTATGTCTTGGACTGTTGAGCATTATAGCTTAACGCCCAAGATTTGATTTATCTAGGATCTGTACATATTCTACTGACTCACTGTAGTTCTATATTGATCAATATAGAATAAAGACTAAAGCAGTATTTAGCTACAAATTTCAAAACTAGTAGTGCAATCAATAGAAGATACGAAACAGACTCGACGTATACAAATCAGCGGCGGCTCCACCTATACCATATCTCTTCCCAAAAAATGGATTGACGAGCTAGGAATCAAAAACGGTGATAATATGACAATCGTGAAAAGTGCAAATCGATCCATGACGCTTTTTCCAGGACTCGACACCGAAAAGCCGGGAAAAAAGGCAATCATAACAATAAGCCAAAAGGATGCAGATGAGTCCATCCGAAGAAAAATAGTTGCGATGTATCTTAACGGCTACAAGACCATCCAAATCTTATCCAAGGGAGTAAAGATTCTACCCGAACATTCACGTCTCATAAAAGATCTAGTACGCAAATCGATGATCGGAACGGAGATAGTGGAATCTGATTCAGAATCAATCACAATTCAGATACTTACTAGGCTGCCAGAGCTGACATTCGAGGTGGCCCTCAAACGAATGCACCTTATGACGTCTAACATGCATAGGGAAGCAATCGAGGCACTCAGTAAAAATGATGTTACGTACGGCGAAGAAGTGGCAAGAATGGACGATGAGGTGGATCGATTCAGCCTTTACATGATGAGGACACTGATTATGGCAATCCAAAACGCAAGCATGTTGTATGATGTTGGACTGGAGCAGCCATCCGACTGTCTTAACTATAGAACCGTAATTTCAAGAATAGAGAGAATAGCGGATCATGCGGCATTGATTGCAAAGCGGATAAAATTCCTCAAGGAACCACTAGATCCCAAAATTATCAGGGAAATCCAAACTCTAAGTGAGAATGCAATAAGCTGTTTTGATAATTCCATTCTTGCCCTAACAAAAAAAGACCACATTATGGCAGAAAAAACGGCTTCAAGCATAGTGGATATAGTAAAAAAGGAAGAAAGTCTCATGTACGGAATGCGGGAATCGAAAAATTCTACCGTAATCAAATTCGTCCTAGAAGATATCCGTAGAACTGCCGAATACTCTAGCGATCTTATCGAAGTCGTAATTAATGAGACAATTCGAAATATTATTTCGGAAAAATAAAAAAGAAAAAGAGTTTTTTACTGTCTGCCGTACGGTGAGTACTTGTCACCACTACTCTTTATTGCTTGGTATGTCGGACTTTGTGGCAAAAATCCACTACACTGGAATGAATATGTCTCAAACAGTGCAAATACCGTTTTACCTGCCCACGCCTCTTCACCGTCAGTTCTTGTGTCTATTTTGTAGTTTGTCACAGAGCAGTCAGTGTACTTGTATGTTCTTACTGGCTGTCCGGCCTGGTCAAAGTTCACTATGACATCAAAGAACTTGTAGGGATACTCGTGTGAAGTGCTTCTTCCTTGGTAGTAGTATGTCTGATCTACTGCCTCATGAAGATATGGTGTATCGCCTACTATTCTAATCAGAGTAAACTCTGGCACCGCGGTTCTCTGTGATACTCCGCCTCCTGCAGTTGCAAAGAGGTTGCTTGTCTGTGAGTATTGCTGGAAGTCATAGGTGACTGTTGCTTCTCTGAACACAAACGTGGCCTTGGGGTTTACCCCCTCCGCAAATAGATAGACACTGTTTCCCTTCGGTGCGCTTTGTGCAGTAGAAGGCTGCGTCTCTGTTATGACAGTAACAAACGCAATAGCTGCAATTGCAAATGCTGCAATTACAACGCCTGCTAGTTTCTGTTTGTTCATATCGCAGAACAACTAATTCCATTACTAAAGAAGAATCATTATTGATTCTGTAACCTACATCAACAACTGTAAACTATATAGATATTAATCTAAATCACAATAGTCAAACTCCCCCGAATATTTTTTACACCTCTTCTGCAAAACGATATGCTTGGATCTATATAGTCTGTATAGGCTTACGAAAAAGATGTAATCTATGTCGACTAGTTGTAAATAACAAACTAATTGATTCAGATTAATGAAGAAAATTCTGTCAATAACACTCAGCTTGCTTCTAGTAGCTGGAACTTTGGCGCCGTTTGCAAGTGCTCAAGTGCCAGAGCCGCCAAAATCTGGAACAGACTTTGCAATCAACGGAGCAGGTGCAACATTCCCGTATCCTCTAATCGACACTTGGAGAGTTGAATACAAAAAACTCTATCCTAACGTAAATCTCAACTACCAATCCATTGGAAGTGGAGGTGGAGTAAAGCAGCACACAGAAAAAACGGTAAACTTTGGTGCGTCTGATGCGCCTCTCACAAAAAAGGAAAGTGAGCTTGCTCCTGGTACATTACACATACCTGAGGCAATAGGTTCTGTAGTTCTGGCATATTATCTGCCAGAAGTTCCAAAAAGTGGTCTTAAGCTTACGGGCGAAAATGTGGCCGATATCTATCTGGGCAAGATAAAAAAGTGGAACGATCCAAAAATTCAGGAAAACAACCCTGATGTAAAA
It encodes the following:
- the pstA gene encoding phosphate ABC transporter permease PstA, giving the protein MSSSQRRAEYRDLFKQNVSGRLLVDKIVLGLVLGCVVIALVPLFSILVEVFKNGLPALSAEFLTQPPGAVGSGEGGIGPAIQGTLIIIGMSSLIGIPIGVMGGIFLSEFGNNRLGRIVRFFNDVFMEFPSIVIGIFAFLVIVLLLGHFSLWAGAFALSLIMFPIIARTTEESLKLVPTTYREAGHALGLKQWVITFRIVLSAAKSGMLTGILLAVARIGGETAPLIMTVLGSSQFFSGFDAPMDALPLRIWRLSLLPYDSAQMQGWGAAVVLIVIILAINLIVRYYFAKKKGSMFKMMMGGIRK
- the pstC gene encoding phosphate ABC transporter permease subunit PstC, with the translated sequence MLNSPRHTKIAGISADRIFKMAATVAGVYVLAVILLMVFELFSESHEIWEHSGISFLTGSEWNAVEGRESFGAAPYIMGTLVTAGLAMVIGVPLSIGIAMFISQAPKFISGPLSMLVDLLAAVPSIIYGLWGLFVFRDIFLHWIEYPLYETFGKDIWLFSPAPFGLDILTASVILAIMIIPTISAVSREIMAAVPQMQKEAAYMLGATKWEMFKLAIFPYAKTGLIGAAILGLGRAVGETMAVTMLIGNATGPSAFPQSLFQPGQTMSSIIANEFIEASPASLHLPALVGVGVILLLVAIGINIVAHMLVSRMLKVKEGVINA
- a CDS encoding phosphate signaling complex PhoU family protein; amino-acid sequence: MQSIEDTKQTRRIQISGGSTYTISLPKKWIDELGIKNGDNMTIVKSANRSMTLFPGLDTEKPGKKAIITISQKDADESIRRKIVAMYLNGYKTIQILSKGVKILPEHSRLIKDLVRKSMIGTEIVESDSESITIQILTRLPELTFEVALKRMHLMTSNMHREAIEALSKNDVTYGEEVARMDDEVDRFSLYMMRTLIMAIQNASMLYDVGLEQPSDCLNYRTVISRIERIADHAALIAKRIKFLKEPLDPKIIREIQTLSENAISCFDNSILALTKKDHIMAEKTASSIVDIVKKEESLMYGMRESKNSTVIKFVLEDIRRTAEYSSDLIEVVINETIRNIISEK